One window of Candidatus Hydrogenedentota bacterium genomic DNA carries:
- a CDS encoding DUF2442 domain-containing protein, giving the protein MKIASVTSLENGTLHVIAEDGRSGTFDVRPYMKSPAFLPLQKQAEFSQVRNGGYYIEWRCGADLSADTIEARWEERATPDAEQRI; this is encoded by the coding sequence ATGAAGATTGCAAGCGTCACATCGCTGGAAAACGGCACCTTGCACGTAATTGCCGAAGATGGGCGTAGCGGCACCTTCGATGTGCGCCCCTACATGAAATCTCCCGCCTTCCTGCCGCTGCAGAAACAGGCCGAGTTCTCTCAGGTTCGCAATGGGGGCTACTACATCGAATGGCGATGCGGGGCCGATCTGTCCGCCGACACCATCGAGGCGCGCTGGGAAGAACGCGCCACTCCAGATGCCGAGCAGAGGATTTAG